The Stieleria maiorica genome includes the window AGTCCTCGACTGCCGAACGAGGATCTGGTCGATCTCGCCAGCTGGAAAGACGAACTGTCCGGCAGGTCTAATCTGCAGATCACCGAGGAAAGTTACGACCTGGTTGTGGTCGGTGGCGGCATGTCGGGATGCGGCGCCGTTCTGGCGGCCCGATCGCAAGGATTGAAGGTTGCGCTGATCCAGGACCGTCCACTGCTGGGCGGAAACGCGAGCGAAGAGATTCGCGTTCACACCCTTGGGATTCACGGGCCGAGTTCTGGGATCCTGAATCGAATCGACACCGAGCACTATCCCAACGGAAGTGATCTTGCGGCGGTGGATCAAAAAAAGCGTGAACGCGAGATGGCCGAATCGGGCGCGGAGATTTTCGCCGGTCACGTCGCATGTGGGCTTTCCAAGAACGCCGACCGCATCCAAAGCGTGGAGGCAAGAGACGTGCGGACAGGCATCATCCGCCGGTTTCTCGCTCCCGTTTTCATTGACGCGACCGGGGACGGCTGGCTGGGTTACTGGGCGGGGGCGGATTACCGCGAGGGCCGTGAATCGCACCAAGAATTCGGGGAGCGATGGGACAAGCACGGAGACCTGTGGAGCCCCACCGTCGCGGACAACCGTGTGATGGGAGCCTCCGTACTTTGGAACGCAGAGAAAACGAACCGCCGCGAAGATTTCCCCCCGGTCCCCTGGGCGCTTCCCGTCGCGAAAGATCACGAGGCGACCGCCGGCGAATGGTACTGGGAGTACTCCGACAACGATCTGGATCAGGTCAAAGACGCCGAACAGATTCGAGACCACATGTTGCGAGCCATCTACGGATCGTTCTCCAACGCCAAACAGCACCCCAAGAACGCGACGTGGCGTCTGCAGTGGGTGGCACACGTCGCCGGAAAGCGAGAATCACGGCGTTTGATGGGCGATTACATCTACACCATGAAGGATGCCAGCGAGCGACGCACGTTCCACGATGCCGTCGTCGTCGAAAAAAGAGAAATCGACAGCCACTACCAGCGGGTGCTGAAAGGCGAGTCCGTTGATTTCCTTTCGACCGCATTGTTTTATAAAACAGGCGGCGAGTACTTCATTCCGTTTCGGTGTCTGTACTCCAAGGACATCGCAAATCTGATGATGGCGGGGCGGTGCTTTAGTTGTTCGCACATCGGTCTGGCGGGACCACGCGTCATGAACACCTGCGGTCAGATGGGAGTCGCGACGGGATACGCGGCTGCGCTTTGCAAGAAGCACGAGGTGGCACCCAGGGGAGTGGGGCAGCAGCACATTGATGAATTGAGGACGCTGATCGGATTTGAGGCTGCTTCGACGTGATGCGTCACGTGATCAACATCGGCTTGCTGTGTGCGTTTGCGACGTTACTGTCGACGGGCGTGATGGCGTTTGCACTGCCGTTCTCGATCGCCACAACACGAGTCCACGTTTTCTCCGGGCTGGTGGTTTCGGTGTTGGTTGCTTGTCACCTCGGATCGCGAGTTGCCTATTTCAAGAACGTACTTGCCGCGCGAATCCGCGGACTGTCCTATCCGACGCTTGCCGTTGTCGTTGCGTTGTCGGCGGGATTGGCTTGGGCGTCCCTGTGGGGATGGCAGCCGATCTCGTGGCTGATGAACCAAAGCTACGAAGCACGCCATCGAGAGATCATTTTCCGGTCGTCGTCGCTTGTCGGTTTCGGGCGTCCCTCACCGCACAGCAGGGTGATTGTTCGCACGACCAAGGACGCTGGTGGACCAGAGTTGGCTGTCCTGCTGAACTTTCGTGAAACCGTCTCGGGCGTTCCCTCGGTGGCTGTTTGGGCAGAGTCGACCACGGGGACGATGATCGAAACATTGTTCCTGGAGGACCGACTTGCCTACAGTGAAAAACCTGATTGGCTTGGTGGAGCACGGGGGCGAAACGAGATCCTGCCGATCTGGCGACACAAGTACACCGCCGTCACCGGAGTGGATCCGAACGGCGAGGTCGATGCTGTCAGCGGAGCGACGGAGAACCACACGTTTGCACTGGATGAGCATCTGGAATACGGAAAAGGAAATCGATTCGTGTTATGTGTGGAGATCAATGCACCGGCCGACCCCAACGGTGATTGGACCGACTCGCAACTGGGCCAGCCATCGCTCCTCTACACCGCTCTGGTGGACGTGGATCGCGACAGTCCCCATGCGTTGTTGGAGTTGACAGGCCATGGCGGCGGAGCGACCGAGGACGGAAACGTGCAATACGACCTTGAATCCATCACCACCGCAAAAGGCATGGCAGATCTGTTTCTGGTGAAGCTTGATCGAGAACCCGATGTCCGTTGAATATTGTCACGTCGGTTCGATCGGGCGTTCAACGCTACCCCGAGCGGCCGTGATATCAGTGTCCTTCCCTTTGCACTAAGATTCAATGCAACACTCTCCTCCAGAACATGTCGTGATGAAAGCGGGCGAAGAACACTCCTCCGAATTCGTGCAGCTCCTCACGGAGCACCAACGAAATCTGTTCACGTACATCCATTCGTTGCTGCTGAACAAGGAAGATGTTGAGGAGGTGCTCCAGGAAACCAATCTCGTTTTGTGGCGTGAGTCGAGCAATTTCGAAATCGGGACCAATTTCCGAGCCTGGGCCTGCACGGTGGCGTTGAACCAAGTGCGGGCGTTCATCAAGCGAAGGAAACGACATCCGGTTCTGTTCGAGGAAGAGACGATTTCGGCGATTGCCCGCCGCCAGGAAGAGAATTCGGCCCATCTCGATCGACGCGCCGACGCACTGGCGGGTTGCGTTACCAAACTTTCAAAACGTAAGAGAGTGATTTTGGATCAGCGTTACGGGCAGGGGCAGACGGTGGAGGAGATGGCGCAAGAATATGGGCTGACTCCCGCCGGGGTCTATAAAATGTTAAGCCGCATCCGCACAGCGCTTCACCTGTGCGTCAACCAGTCACTTTCAGTCAAGAGCTGAGCAGAATCATGAGTGATCAAGAACGATACAAACGCCTGCGTGATGCGTGCCTGGATGGTTCGGCGACGGAGGCGGAAATGAAGCAGTTCAGCGAGCTGCTTTCCACGTCGGAGGAGTTTCTGGACGATTACCTGGAGCATGCCCAGCAAGACGCGACGCTGCAGTGGTATGGATTTTCGAAACATCTTGTTCAGAGCGACGATCCGATTGAATCTCCGCGGATTTGGCGCGGCAACCGACTTGCGATTGCCCTTGCTGCTTCGCTGTTGCTGATTTTGACGACGGCCTGGGTGTATCGGTCGACCAGTTCGCCGGTTGCGGTGGCAAGGATTGAGAGTGCGAGCAATTGCAAGTGGGGGATGAGTACGGTGCCCACGTCATTCGATTCGGATTTACCGGCGGGGCGACTCCGGCTGATTTCGGGAGTTGCGAAGCTGAAATTTCCCAACGTGTCTGTCACGCTTGAGGGGCCGGTGGACATGGAGATCTTGTCGCGTGACCGCTGCCGGCTTCATTCCGGCCGCGTTGTCGGCTGGGTTGAGCCGGGTGGGGAAGGGTTTGTTGTTGAAACCCCGTGTGCGGAAATCGTCGATCGTGGCACGAAGTTTGGTGTCACGGTCAGTGACAGCGGCAATGCCCAACTGGATGTGATCGACGGCAAGGTCGACATACGGCATCTGAGCACGGGGCGTACGATCACCGCAAGAGGAGCGAGCAGCATCCAAGCAACCCAGCAAGAGATTGAAGTTGTTGGAAACAAGGTTCGCCCAAATCAAACTCCTGAAGCCAGTGCTTCTCCTCGTCGAGTTTCCTACATCAGCACCTCCGATGGCGTCGGGGACGAGGCGTACATCACACAAGGGGAACAGTTGGAAGGAAACGATTTTCCTCGTCCCGACAACACCTTGCTCGTCAAGCACGCTGACGGCGAGCCGCATTGGGAGCGGAAGACGATCCTGCGGTTTGATCTGTCAAAACTGGATGACGCAGAGATTCTGCACGCACACTTGCGACTGGACGGAGTAGCGACGGGGATGGGGTACGCGTCGCTTGTGCCTGATGCCACGTTCGCGATCTACGGACTCTTGGAGGAGTACGAAACGAATTGGGATTCCGACACCCTTTCCTGGGAGCTGTTTGATGGCGTTTATAAAGACTCCGACGAACTGGATGACGAAAAGGTTGTCTTGCTCGGTCATCTCCTGATCCCTCAGTCGCAACCAGAGGGTCGGTTTATCTTGGATGACCCGCGTCTGGCCCGCTTTCTTGTGCAAGATTCCGATTCGACAGTGACACTGATCGTCGAGCGAATCACGTCAGGAACAGCGGGGCCGAGCTACGTGCACGGTTTCGCGAGCAGAACTCACCCGACTGCCAGCCCTCCGACGCTTCGTGTCGAAACGAATCGCACTGCGAATTAAATCGTTAGACGCTACGATGGTTGATCTGCGGTCGACTGTGATTGGAGAACCCGTTTGAGTTTAACCCGCACGTAGTAGCGTAGATTCGATGACCTGCGTCTGGAGCATTCGAGGACTGGAAATTGATGGACAAGTAAGTGAATGGGGGCAATGGATCGGCGACACTCGGGTTGCGATCGCGACACTTCCGGCCAATCTGGGAAGTAATGAATCGGCCGAGGGCCGGTATGAAAGCTCTGCCGTCGGACTTGCCGAGGCCTGGGACGGGTTCGTTGTCCTGAGTGAGCCGATCGAGAGTGCTGGGGTCGAAGGCCGACACCAGATCATTAACACCGGTCCGATTATTTTCCGGCGACATTTCTACATTGTCAATGAAGTTGCCTTGATCGCTGTTGCCTCCTATCCAGAACACGATCACGATGAATCTGTCGTCGAGCACTTCTTGTCTCGGTTCGAGTTGCTTCGGGATGGTGATCCCGTCGCACCGCTTGATCCAGGAGACACTCTCAATTCACGAGAACTCGAATGATCCGGCAATTCAGCATTCGGCACCTGATCATTGCGACAACGGCGGCGGCATTGTTCAGATAAAATACGTCCATGCCGTCCGAGAACAACAACGACAATTCCAACTCATTTCTGCGGGTTCGATCACCGAAGCTGGGCGTGATGCCCGGTGAGGAGGAGGAACTTGTCAATGAGGGCATGTATGGAAAGGCTTTCGCACTGTATTTGCGAGATGCGTTGGGTCGGAAGGGATGCCAGGCAACGCAAGTCGTGTGCGAAGATTGGGGGTGGTGGGTGACGGTTTCGGGGTTGCCGTTCTCGTGCGGCATCGGGATTTATGGGATGCGAATCGATCATTCGGATGACCTTGATCTGTGCGTCACCGTACTGACACCTCGTGGAAAGAAATGGAGTTGGAGCCGATTCCGATTCGTCGACACCACTGCGGACGTGGATCGACTGCACGAGGCGATTCGTGAGATTTGCGCCGCCGACGACGATGTGACGATCGTCGCCGAGACGCCGGGTTTTCCGCTTTGAAAGTCGAAGGGGCTGCGGAGAATGCTGGTGTTCAGGCTTTAGCCGCCCACGGTCGCTGCGGGGACGTCGATTGCTTTATTTTGTTAGCCCGTAAGGTTGTCTCACGATGCTGAGGAATTCATTCCGCAGCACTTGCCCAAAGGGCATACACATCCGTAGCCTGGGGTTACGCCCGGATTCGCTGGGGCTCATCCGGTCTTACCCGAGGCTAAGTTGTAGATCGCCGTTGGCGAACCGAGCAGAGTGATCTTTGATGACGCACGGAACAATAGGAACTGAATCCATCAGACATACAATCGATGTCCCGAGCAGCGACCGGAAATCACCTAAAGGCTAGACACCAATGCGTATGCCCGTGTCACTAGTTTGTTGCGCGATCGACTATTCGATGCCGCACGAACCCCAGCGGTTCTTCGTCATGCCTCCCGGCATTTGGGTCGACGACGTCGATCAGATCATGGACGTCTGGGATGGAAAGATCGGAGCAGGCCGCTGATTGAACGGGTACAATCGGAATGGCAAACGAATCTTTGCAAATCAATCAACGGCGGACGAATGAGGTGAACCATGAAACGGACGGTGATTGCCGCGGTCATGATCGCGGTTGCTGGAATGTGGTTCGTCATGAACCGGACCGCTGCGCAGCAGAGTTCCGAGAATCAACATGCCGAAAAGATTGCGGAGTTGATGCAGCAGCGGCACGATGTTTTGCAGCAGCACTATGAGGTGATTAAACGTCGTTACGCGGACGGCCGATTTGAGTACGATCAGGTCATTTCGGCGATGGATGCCTTGTTAAAGGCGAAACTTGATCTGGCGAAATCAAAACAGGAGCGACTCGACATTTGCAAGCAGCGTGTCGACAATCTGCGGTCCTTGGAACAATGGGGCGAATCACGATTGAAAAGTGGTGTGGGAGCCGTGGAGGAAACGATGCTGGCGACGGCTGCCAGAATTCAGGCAGAAATCGACTGTCTGCGGGAAGAACAATGAACGAAACGACTGGAACATTTTGCATGGCGACCCCTGCACCATCAACGACAGCAAGGCGATGATCGATGACGAAACGCTGGCGATCCTGGGTTCCGGTCCTGAAAGTACGCGACACCCGCAAGAGCGTCGAATTCTTCTGTCAACGTGTCGGTTTCACGAAGGATTGGGAACATCAATTCGACGCCGATTTTCCGCTCTACGCGTCGGTCAGCCGCGATGGATTGACGCTCCATCTGAGCGAACATGGCGAGGAAGCGACCCACGTCACGTTGGTCATTTCCGTGGAAGACGTGGACGCGGCCTATTCAGAACTTTGTAGTAACGGACTCTCACCCGAAGGTCCGCCTGAGGACCGCCCCTACGATGTGCGTGACTTTGCCTTCACGGACCTGGATGGCCACCGGTTTGTAGTTGCGATGCCGCTGGACAACTTTGACGAGTCCCCGGGCCGCACCAATGCAGATGAAGAATGAGAAAACGTCGATGGCAACGGGCGATCCTCTCGCAATCGCAGATCAATTTGCTCAGGCACTTGATCGCGAAAAGTACGCGGTCGCCGAGAGTCTGATTTCCGACCGATGCGAATATCACTGCCGCGGCAGCGTCTACCACGGTCCGGCGGAGATTGTGGCGTCGTACCAGGGGAACGGAGATGTTGCAAAACAATTTGATGCCGTGGAGTATGAGAGCACCGTTGAACGTGAACTGAACGGGCAAATTCGAGTTCGGTTCGTCGATCACCTGACCCATCGCGGGCAGCGGTTGACGTTCCGGTGTGAACAGGTTGTCGAGATCGGCGAGCGTGGAAAGATCGTTCGCATCGAGCACATCGACCTTCCCGGACAGACGGAGGCTCTCGCGGAGTTTAAGAAGACGGCGTTCGGGCAAACGCCAAAGTCTGAGCGAGAATCTGGCTGATGCGGTTTAGCTTGCGGACGCTGATGATCGTCACACTCGTGATCGCCGTTGCAGTGGCGGCTGTTGCGGCGTACTGGCGTCATTTTGGCGGGCAGGTCTATTATGCTCGCCGGATCGAGCGGCAAATCGAAGAACTTCACAGTCGCTGTCCTCCGTCAATGACGACTGCACAGTGGAGTTGCATGGTCGAATGGACGTGTAATTTGCACGGGAACAGTTTGATCCCCTTTCAAACCACGCTTGAAGAGATTTCCGAGTTTGAAGCCCGCCTGGAGGAGCGACTCGATAGACCGGTTGATGCGTCGACGATCGAGTGGACTTGGAATGAGTATGCTGAGGTCTGCGACGGTGGCAAGCAGTACCAGAGGTTTCGCTTGATGGTCAATGAGGAGTTGAGGGCGCATGGTTCGCCCGTGTTGCTGGAGGCACGCGTGGATTCGCGATGACTGCTGGTCTGCTTCTGATACACTGTTGAGGGCGATTGGTGGAGATGTCGAATCCGAATCGAAGAGAACGCAAATCATGAAGGTCAACCGAGGCAGGTTCATTTTGTTGACCCTGTTGATCGCGCATTGGGTGGTTCCACAAGCGGTTTCGGCCGATCAGCCGGAACGCGAAACGGCGACGTTCGGCGGCGGGTGCTACTGGTGCGTGGAGGCGGTGTTTCAACGGATCGAAGGAGTTTCGAATGTCCGCCCGGGATTCATGGGCGGACGAACGAAGAATCCGACCTACCAACAGGTGCTCACAGGACGGACCGGTCATGTCGAGGTGATTCAATTTGAATACGACCCCGACGTCGTTTCCTACGACACGCTGTTGCAGGTGTTTTGGCGGACCCACGATCCGACGACGAAGAATCGGCAGGGGCCGGACTTC containing:
- a CDS encoding FecR domain-containing protein; translated protein: MSDQERYKRLRDACLDGSATEAEMKQFSELLSTSEEFLDDYLEHAQQDATLQWYGFSKHLVQSDDPIESPRIWRGNRLAIALAASLLLILTTAWVYRSTSSPVAVARIESASNCKWGMSTVPTSFDSDLPAGRLRLISGVAKLKFPNVSVTLEGPVDMEILSRDRCRLHSGRVVGWVEPGGEGFVVETPCAEIVDRGTKFGVTVSDSGNAQLDVIDGKVDIRHLSTGRTITARGASSIQATQQEIEVVGNKVRPNQTPEASASPRRVSYISTSDGVGDEAYITQGEQLEGNDFPRPDNTLLVKHADGEPHWERKTILRFDLSKLDDAEILHAHLRLDGVATGMGYASLVPDATFAIYGLLEEYETNWDSDTLSWELFDGVYKDSDELDDEKVVLLGHLLIPQSQPEGRFILDDPRLARFLVQDSDSTVTLIVERITSGTAGPSYVHGFASRTHPTASPPTLRVETNRTAN
- a CDS encoding glyoxalase superfamily protein produces the protein MTKRWRSWVPVLKVRDTRKSVEFFCQRVGFTKDWEHQFDADFPLYASVSRDGLTLHLSEHGEEATHVTLVISVEDVDAAYSELCSNGLSPEGPPEDRPYDVRDFAFTDLDGHRFVVAMPLDNFDESPGRTNADEE
- the msrA gene encoding peptide-methionine (S)-S-oxide reductase MsrA yields the protein MKVNRGRFILLTLLIAHWVVPQAVSADQPERETATFGGGCYWCVEAVFQRIEGVSNVRPGFMGGRTKNPTYQQVLTGRTGHVEVIQFEYDPDVVSYDTLLQVFWRTHDPTTKNRQGPDFGPQYRSVVFAHTDQQREVASEYKRLLNRQQAFKSPIVTTIERSATFYPTDADHQNFFNRNRDNPYCESYIVPKLKKLQTLFPSQLKQGAGTSEKVE
- a CDS encoding FAD-dependent oxidoreductase; this encodes MTQNRRQFLRVVGGVGIVSAVAPGYVVAPGRVVALGNDYSRGVLIEASAFANPGGWKLDTQHYQQMGGCYLLAHGMGKPVDNASTMVQVDQPGTWHVWVRTRNWCPGDWESPGRFQVRIDGDQLAATFGTERREWHWQSGGTVEIKKAGAIEVRLEDLTGFDGRCDAIFLSKDPSPRLPNEDLVDLASWKDELSGRSNLQITEESYDLVVVGGGMSGCGAVLAARSQGLKVALIQDRPLLGGNASEEIRVHTLGIHGPSSGILNRIDTEHYPNGSDLAAVDQKKREREMAESGAEIFAGHVACGLSKNADRIQSVEARDVRTGIIRRFLAPVFIDATGDGWLGYWAGADYREGRESHQEFGERWDKHGDLWSPTVADNRVMGASVLWNAEKTNRREDFPPVPWALPVAKDHEATAGEWYWEYSDNDLDQVKDAEQIRDHMLRAIYGSFSNAKQHPKNATWRLQWVAHVAGKRESRRLMGDYIYTMKDASERRTFHDAVVVEKREIDSHYQRVLKGESVDFLSTALFYKTGGEYFIPFRCLYSKDIANLMMAGRCFSCSHIGLAGPRVMNTCGQMGVATGYAAALCKKHEVAPRGVGQQHIDELRTLIGFEAAST
- a CDS encoding sigma-70 family RNA polymerase sigma factor, with the translated sequence MQHSPPEHVVMKAGEEHSSEFVQLLTEHQRNLFTYIHSLLLNKEDVEEVLQETNLVLWRESSNFEIGTNFRAWACTVALNQVRAFIKRRKRHPVLFEEETISAIARRQEENSAHLDRRADALAGCVTKLSKRKRVILDQRYGQGQTVEEMAQEYGLTPAGVYKMLSRIRTALHLCVNQSLSVKS